The Ranitomeya imitator isolate aRanImi1 unplaced genomic scaffold, aRanImi1.pri SCAFFOLD_29, whole genome shotgun sequence genome includes a window with the following:
- the LOC138654647 gene encoding general transcription factor II-I repeat domain-containing protein 2-like: protein MAKRKKDEEYRTFQQEWTDEFAFVERAGSPVCLICNDKIASMKRSNIKRHFDTRHASFASKYPEGDSRKKACQELLCKVQASQQQLRVWTQQGDLNSASFVGALAIVRNGKPFTDGEYAKTFMLDVANELFDDFPDKAKIIKRIKDMPLSARTVHDRAIMMANQIEASQVKDINTALFFSLALDKSTDVSHISQFSIIARYAVGDTLHEESLAVLPLKGTTRGDDLFKSFTEFTKEKNLPMHKLISVCTDGAPSMVGKNKGFVALLREHEKRPILSFHCILHQEALCAQMFGEQLGEVMSLVIQVVNFIVARALNDRQFKTLLDEVGNNYPGLLLHSNVRWLSRGKVLSRFAACLSEIRTFLEMKNVDHPELSNTEWLLKFFYLVDMTEHLNQLNVKMQGVGNTVLSLQQAVFAFENKLELFIADIETVRLIHFEKLGEFKDACTANDPAQHLDIQQLAGFTSNLLQSFKARFGEFREHTRLFKFITHPHECALDSTDLSYIPGVSIRDFELQAADLKASDMWVNKFKSLNEDLEKLARQQAELASKHKWREMKQLQHADQLIVKTWNALPVTYQTLQCVGIAVLTMFGSTYACEQSFSHLKHIKTNIRSRLTDGSLNACMKLNLTTYEPDYKAISKSMQHQKSH, encoded by the coding sequence ATGGCTAAAAGAAAGAAGGATGAGGAGTATCGTACTTTTCAGCAGGAGTGGACAGACGAATTTGCCTTTGTGGAGAGAGCAGGTTCACCAGTTTGTCTTATATGCAATGATAAAATTGCATCTATGAAGCGGTCAAATATAAAGCGCCACTTTGACACACGCCATGCTTCATTTGCATCGAAATATCCTGAAGGGGACAGCAGGAAGAAAGCCTGTCAAGAGCTGCTGTGCAAAGTGCAAGCTAGTCAGCAGCAACTTCGAGTTTGGACCCAACAAGGTGACTTAAATTCGGCTAGCTTTGTTGGTGCTTTGGCAATTGTCAGAAACGGAAAACCATTCACAGATGGGGAGTATGCCAAAACATTTATGCTTGATGTTgccaatgaactttttgatgattttccggATAAAGCCAAGATTATCAAACGGATAAAAGACATGCCTCTGTCAGCAAGAACAGTTCATGACCGTGCCATCATGATGGCAAATCAGATTGAGGCATCCCAAGTGAAGGACATAAATACAGCTCTGTTCTTTTCTCTTGCTTTGGATAAATCAACTGACGTAAGCCATATATCTCAGTTCAGCATCATTGCAAGGTATGCTGTCGGTGACACGTTACATGAGGAAAGTCTTGCTGTTTTGCCTCTGAAAGGGACAACAAGAGGGGATGATTTGTTCAAGTCATTCACTGAGTTCACTAAAGAAAAAaatctaccaatgcataaacttaTTTCAGTGTGTACTGATGGTGCTCCAAGCATGGTAGGAAAAAACAAAGGATTTGTAGCGCTTCTTCGTGAACATGAAAAAAGACCTATCCTTAGTTTTCACTGCATCCTACATCAGGAGGCACTTTGTGCTCAGATGTTTGGTGAGCAGCTTGGTGAGGTGATGTCACTTGTCATTCAGGTGGTCAACTTTATTGTTGCCCGTGCTTTAAATGATCGCCAGTTTAAAACACTCCTGGATGAAGTTGGGAATAATTATCCtggtctgcttctgcacagcaacgtGCGCTGGCTGTCAAGAGGGAAGGTGCTCAGCCGTTTCGCAGCTTGTCTGAGTGAAATACGAACTTTTCTTGAAATGAAAAACGTTGACCATCCTGAGTTGTCCAACACTGAGTGGCTCCTGAAGTTCTTCTATCTTGTAGATATGACTGAACATCTGAACCAGCTCAATGTGAAAATGCAAGGCGTTGGTAATACAGTTTTATCGCTTCAACAAGCTGTGTTTGCATTTGAAAATAAGCTGGAACTGTTTATCGCAGACATTGAAACAGTTCGTTTAATACACTTTGAAAAACTAGGAGAGTTTAAAGATGCATGCACAGCAAATGACCCTGCACAACATCTTGATATTCAGCAGCTAGCAGGCTTTACATCCAATCTCCTGCAATCATTCAAAGCGCGCTTTGGAGAATTTCGTGAGCACACTCGTCTTTTTAAGTTCATCACTCATCCACATGAGTGTGCACTGGACAGCACTGACCTGAGTTATATCCCTGGTGTCTCCATCAGAGATTTTGAGCTACAAGCTGCTGACCTGAAGGCTTCAGACATGTGGGTGAATAAGTTTAAATCACTTAATGAAGATTTGGAAAAACTTGCACGACAGCAAGCAGAGTTGGCAAGCAAACACAAGTGGAGAGAAATGAAACAACTCCAACATGCAGACCAGCTGATTGTCAAAACTTGGAATGCACTTCCTGTCACATACCAAACACTGCAGTGTGTGGGTATTGCTGTACTGACAATGTTTGGCTCTACCTATGCATGCGAGCAGTCTTTCTCACATCTAAAGCACATCAAGACTAACATACGTTCACGTTTAACGGATGGAAGTCTCAACGCCTGCATGAAGCTAAACCTCACCACGTATGAACCAGATTACAAAGCCATCAGCAAATCCATGCAGCACCAGAAGTCACATTAA